One window of Novosphingobium sp. 9U genomic DNA carries:
- a CDS encoding DUF4197 domain-containing protein, translated as MNEVGSLFDARSPLGRRGFLSAGATLAGLVLLSGCTTTAGTSGMARSAGGSAPSADVVRRLLELSTRNAFARLSAPDGFWNSPVARINMPVLFGRSAKGMPGVLRQPKFREQLLHRLNVIAEDGARAAAPQVEEAIRTLTFDNPDALVAGPATGATSYLRAKVGPTLVNAMIPAMDRLLRMADDPIISQAVAALKDVDMADAAHALALGADNAIWFEIGGEESAIRRDPNKGGDPLLMRALAR; from the coding sequence ATGAATGAGGTTGGTTCGCTATTCGACGCACGGTCGCCGCTCGGCCGGCGTGGGTTCCTGAGCGCGGGGGCGACGCTTGCCGGGCTGGTGCTGCTGTCGGGCTGCACCACGACTGCGGGCACCTCTGGCATGGCGCGCAGTGCGGGCGGTTCGGCGCCGTCCGCCGACGTGGTCCGTCGCTTGCTGGAGCTTTCAACCCGCAACGCTTTCGCGCGTCTCAGCGCCCCGGACGGGTTCTGGAACAGCCCGGTCGCCCGCATCAACATGCCCGTGCTGTTCGGCAGGAGCGCCAAGGGCATGCCCGGCGTGCTGCGCCAGCCCAAGTTCCGGGAGCAGCTTCTCCACCGGCTCAACGTCATCGCGGAGGACGGCGCCCGCGCCGCCGCGCCGCAGGTGGAAGAGGCGATCCGCACGCTAACCTTCGACAACCCGGACGCGCTGGTTGCCGGTCCCGCCACCGGTGCCACCAGCTACTTGCGCGCCAAGGTCGGCCCCACGCTGGTCAACGCGATGATCCCCGCCATGGACCGCCTGCTGCGCATGGCCGACGATCCGATCATCAGCCAGGCGGTCGCCGCGCTCAAGGACGTGGACATGGCCGATGCCGCTCACGCGCTGGCACTGGGCGCAGACAATGCGATCTGGTTCGAGATCGGCGGCGAGGAGTCGGCGATCCGGCGCGACCCGAACAAGGGAGGCGATCCGCTCCTGATGCGGGCACTTGCACGGTAA